A window of Gossypium raimondii isolate GPD5lz chromosome 7, ASM2569854v1, whole genome shotgun sequence genomic DNA:
TCTTAATTAGGGAGAAGATGCAAATGCGCGTCAAACCACCGAAAGCTATGATACCTTAGGTTTATTGGCCTCCATCCACGTACCACGAATGAAACTTTGACtagttaagatttttatttttaatatcataatAGAAAATTGGGTTCATGCCTTGAACCACAAAAGGTTATCCTAGTACTTCACAATCTTTACCATGCATGAAGAATATTCTCCTCTTCTCTTCACACACTGCCTAGTCTTTTTCTCTTTGTTCAATGCCTTTGTgatctataaaaaataaaaacattaactatccattatatttttttagtataatcACATGcgttttcatctattttatagTTTGAGTATAATTTTATTCAGGTTGGAGCAATATTCAAGTAAAGCCTTTCAAGTGTCTAGGAGAAGAAATTATATAACGGTAGAGCTAGGGACTTTGGCCCCTTGAATGTTGCAAATGTTACTAAGTATATTCAATCCCTTTTAATCTCTTTGTTAAGTAGAAAGATTTCATTTTTGATCTCtttcaaaaagtaaaaatttcaatacaattttttaaattttatctcgATCCCTTATTATGTCGTTCTTGTCAACAAACTACAagattttacatattaaaattataataaaattttaaaataatttataaatttattaatgatatgtCCTAACATAATTCCTCGTcgtgtataaatttataaaacacaaaaaccCTTTAATAGTTTCATACTTGCAATTTATGGTAATGTATTTAATTACCACACTTAATTGTCAAAACTTACTTGGAGTAGTGGCTAGAACTAGATTTTCTGTACTAGgagtgaaattgtattttaccccatctattcaaaaaatggacaaattaatcCCTGTACATAAGATCAAAAAGAGAATGAGTTCTTCTGTTAAAAACTTCATCAATTTCTACCGTTAAAACTAGCCCATGTACGTTAACATGAGGTATATGTAGCACGCCACGTGTAACTGTCTGGTTATTTTGTGAGTTAagctaatttttaacaatagaaatagataaattttttaataaaaaggatcaatttactctttgatctaacatacatgaactaatttgttcatttttttaataaaagaaataaaatgtaatctgactcTTAATACAATAGTCTCCACGATGCTTTCatctttcaaattcaattcCGATCATCCTTTTTCCCCTTCTTccaatattataatattatagtGATCACACTTATCCAAcgtaaaagtaataaaaaaaacataaaataacattGTAATATGGAAACTCCAGCTTTGTGTTGAAGTCGAAGTAAAACCAAAATGCACAAAGGGACAGGCAGGAAAAGGGGTTCAAAAGATGGCGCAAAGGGTTCAGTGGAAGACGGTTGGCAGAATGGGCGTATAATATTTGTGGGTCGAAACAGCCTTGAAGTCGCAATCCCAAGGCCATGGAGGGTTGCTGTTAATTTGTGGGGGCGTTTTTTCCCGATTGTGACACTCAGGGCCCTCCCCGCAACTTGGCTCATCCACTCCACGTGGGAACATCGTCTCCATCCTACTCACCACCCTTCTCTTTGCCACTTTGGCTTCTATTTAGTGTTACTATTCCCCCCTTTGATTTTTCCTTATTCCccaaatatgtataattttaattgtatcTTTTATTAGTGGGTCCATAGAATCGGATGAGGATGTTGGGTCATTTTCTTTGCCTCCTAATTCTCCCTCTAATCTCTTTGATTTAACTCTTGTAGTAATAATTATCTATATTTTGTACAAATTTGCAAAAAGGTGATGAAAACAGCTGTGGtaattattatagatttatGATTGTGCGTGCAtctcttcttttttgttctttttcttgtttgatatatataattcaatggAAATTTTGGGTTTCTACTATTGAGTTTggtggaatatatatatatatacacaaatattacaataatTGATATTTGCAATAATAATATGGAATCTCAAGGTTGCTATGAAATCTACAAGCACATCTCATGTTTGGACTATAAAAATCATTGAAACCAATGGTAACCAAGTATTTCCTCCTACTAATACTTTCCATAataatttctagaaagaaaaaaaacagtaTCTAATTAgtgttattattaaaatgaaaactattcacatttatatgaaaaataaaggtaaaaGTGCTTTGAAGGAGGTCatcttgttaaaaattttatctatttttcgtTAAAAACTGGTCCTTATACGTTAGAATGAGgcacaactatttggttattctCTCAGCCACCACGTCAGTTTTTGAAGtagaaatgatgaaatttttaataaaaataattagtgtgctctttaatctaatatataaagattaatttgctcattttttgccTCAATGATGCTTTTACTAATAAACAAAaagtttattgaattttattagatTGAGTGGTAAGAAATTCCATGCCTCTTAAGTATTATGGATGAGAAAAATAATACTAAGAGAAATTTGCCCTGTTTATGATCCAGTTTGATTCGACTTCAGTTTTAATCCAGAaccaaacccaaaatataaaatctaatggaaagaataaaaagaaaatttccaaaaaaaaagaaaaagaaaaagggggtcaatccttcaactttttttagCAAGTATAATATATGAGATTCTATTGAATAGTtcataaaataacaaaagttAGCCATTGGCTTATGATTTGGAATTTGACCCCATTCaatttgcattattattattattattttgaaatataatcaCATGGACCTTTCACACCATTTTATCCCTATTTAAGGACTCGTCCAAAGCCCTACTCCCACCAAACCAATATTCATcatcttcctttctttctttcgacTCTATTTCAGGttcattgaaattaaaagaaaaaactacaCCAAGCAAAGAATTTTCAGGGTTTTTCGACAATGGATCAGAGCCTGTTTCGCCTTGTTGATCAGGAACAAGATTCGTTTCAACGTAAATGGACTTTGGTCAATGGTCCGGTCATAATTGGTGCTGGACCTTCGGGGCTAGCCACTGCTGCTTGTCTAAGAGAACAAGGGGTGCCCTTTGTTGTTCTTGAACGAGCTGAATGTATAGCTTCTTTGTGGCAAAAACGCACTTACGACAGGCTGAAGCTTCATCTTCCAAAGCAATTCTGTCAACTCCCTAAACTACCATTCCCTGAGGATTTCCCTGAGTACCCAACAAGGAAACAGTTCATTGAATACCTTGAATCATATGCTAAGCATTTTGATATCAACCCAAAGTTCAATGAGTGTGTGCAGTCAGCTAGATATGATGAGACCAGTGGTTTCTGGAGGGTCAAGACCATTGTCACCAGTGGTTCAAACAAGATCGAGCTTGAGTACATTTGCCGCTGGCTTGTGGTGGCCACCGGTGAAAATGCCGAGCGTGTGGTGCCTGATATCCAAGGATTGGCTGAGTTTGGTGGTGAGGTTATTCATGCTTGTGAGTACAAGTCGGGTGAAAAATTCCAGGGTCAAAAGGTGCTCGTTGTCGGCTGTGGCAACTCTGGCATGGAAGTTTCACTTGATCTTTGCAACTACAATGCTTCACCATCAATGGTGGTTCGTAGCTCGGTAAGTCATTAAAACATGCCTTACTAGCTTTTCTTTGAAGAGAAATTTGAGCATGGAGAATAAATTTGTAATGGGATTTTTGTTCTGTTTTAACAGGTCCATGTCTTGCCAAGAGAAGTCTATGGGAAATCCACATTTGAATTAGTTGTTTTGATGATGAAATGGTTACCCCTTTGGCTTGTTGACAAGTTGATGTTGGTTTTGGCTTGGTTGGTGCTTGGAAACGTTGAGAAATATGGGCTTAAAAGGCCATCAATGGGTCCATTAGAACTCAAGAACACTAAGGGGAAAACCCCTGTATTGGACATTGGTGcattgaagaaaatcaaatcagGTGACATCAATGTTGTTCCTGCTATCAAACGTTTCTCATATAGACAAGTCGAGCTCGTTAACGGCGAAAAACTCGATATCGACTCGGTCGTTTTGGCAACCGGATACCGCAGCAATGTTCCTTCTTGGCTTCAGGTAAGAAAAATGTTACTTTACTAAAAAAACCAACATGATTTTTGTCCTCTTGGGAAAAATTGTTAGTAATATTGATTTTGGTTACATGATGAACAGGAAGGTGAATTCTTTGGTGAGAATGGGTACCCAAAGGCACCTTTCCCGCATGGTTGGAAAGGCAATGGTGGATTATATGCAGTTGGGTTCACAAGGAGAGGGCTCTCCGGTGCTTCCTCAGATGCCATGAGGACAGCACAAGATATTGGCAAGCTTTGGAAAGATGAAACTAAGCAACACAAAAAGATAACAATTGCTGGCCATAGACAATGCATTTCACAGTTCTAAAGTCTCACTCCTCAGtgcaacaaaaaaataaacaaaaaatactgtaaaaaattgaaaatactgTAAAATACCCCCCCAAAAAAAGTAGCACAGGCTGACAGAGCCCTCTCCAAAAGCCcaagttttgagtttttttgGGCATTTTGTAAACTGAGGATGATGaggcttttcttttcttttctttttttgttttgttttagggACTAAGTTAAATGATACACTTCCATCGTTGCTGTCTTTTTGTCTTTGATTGGTTTCAATATTCTTATTCATTCATGATACTGAtttatacaaaaacaaaaagagctGCAATCCAGAAATTCATGACttaaatagaaatcaaataaactCTAAAATCTTTCTCTATTACAGTCGATAACAACAACTAATCTTCTCGCCGTGAATATATTTAAACGTTGATCATAGATGATTAGATGAGATAAGGTAGATGATGATGAGTGACCATGGAACTCAAGTCAGTTCCCACCACCATGTtggttatttttctttttatgtaaGGATGGCCAAACTTTTAAAACtatgattataattattatctttatttgATTGACCAACTTTTAAACTCAATAATCTAAGGCTTCAAACACTGAGTCACTGATGCCTTTGCACATGGATTGAGGGCCTCAATGCTCTCATTTGCCAAATTTACAGTTAGATTTTTTCTGTAAAGCATATTCCATTACTTAGAAGTGAGAAATAATACCTCAGTTTATGTGTCCTATGAGCTGTTCTAATTTTCCAATTACAACATTACCACAATTTCATGGAACTTGAACCCTTTACCTACAACTACAAAccgataaaaatattttatatatgtctTCGGAGGAAGCCCTTTGTATCGGTGCCACTTAAAAGGATAAACTACTacaatagtcacttttgtttctcttaggttatattttagtcacttatattatcgtgttgtaacattttagtcactggaCGTTAATTGCCGTTAATAGTGTAATAGAAACTTAACATGGcacgttaaaatttttgtttgaattgatgatttaatgtgtcaCGTCAGCTTATCGTTACACCATTAACGTCAGTTAAtggcttagtgactaaaatgttacaacatgttaACGTAAGTGAtgaaaatgtaatatttcaaacataagtgactaaaatgtaacctgaggtaaacaaaagtgactattttggtagtttgctctttataaaattttaaattattgtactTTGACccctaaaaaattataaaaaatttatttaaccctttaaaattataaagatataaactattgaaatgataaaattatatttttactatcataaaaatatacaatttaattccgacCCAAAAAACTTAAGCTCTGAGACTATGGGTATCTGACACAGATATACTACTAACATGGTGGAGAAATATGTATAAGCAGTCAAAGAAAACCTTCTTTTAGGCATGTATTAATTCCATTTATGTTTTATGTCTgagcaaaagagaaaaaattgtattaattccATTCTAATGCAAAACAGCCCATTCCCTCTTCTTTCTGTAAAGTGTATGGCTAGCCATAGAGCAATCCCTTATTTGGGAAGTCCAACACATAAGCATTGCTTCTTTCACTGAAAGTCGTCTGGAAACTAAAGTCCAAACTTCAATTTGCTCCAACGCCCCTAAATATTGTACTCCCAGACAGAGAATATAGGCCTAACTTGAAGATATTATgattgaaaaagacgaacagGAATTTCGAATATAAATCTTAAAGCggatataaaaatatagaaaatcaaATCTTTTAACACCACTAATAATTAGAGCAGTAAAGCTTGTAAGAACCCatcttcttttattcttttttgaataatctcaGATCATATCTAATCTTTTTAAGacaacccataaatagaaggataatgtgTTTCAGTGCAGTCAAACCCACAACCTCCTATTATGACAACAATGCCCATGCCTGCCaattgagttaagactcaattggCTACCCATCTacttaaaaataggtaaattaatctctgtacattagatcaaatagcaaactaattcttctgttaaaaattctaaCTATTTCTACTAATAAAAACCGGTTACTTTATGTCAGCAATATAAGGTACATGTGGCATGCTACGTGTAATTATTTGGTTATTCCGTTAGTAtttcagtttttaacagtaaaaatgaataaaatttttaacagaaaaaatcaatttatagtACTTTAACTATATAATTCAAGTCTTAGCGTTCTTCCTTTtgcatttcttttttaattaagaattcaagCTACTGAAAGGAGCTACTCGAGAGGGCAATAAAACCCACAACGTGTGTgtataaatattcaaaaccaAGTATAAGCCATGGGGCCTTTCTCTTCATATTCCCCAAATAGAACATAGAAACAGCCTGCATTGGTCTTACAACAGGCCACAGGGAGCTTCATTACAAATGCACTTCAAAGCAACAACTGATCAGTTTCTTTGGGCTCTTACAACATGTCTTTTACACAGTTTATCTACATGTTTCCATACTCCCTATAACTTGGCCATGACACTGATAACCGTAGCAATGCATGTTTGTGAGTCCCTGGTCATCACTGCTAAACAATACTGAGAACAAGCACATGGGATGGCTACCTTTTCTTTCCCTGCTAAAAT
This region includes:
- the LOC105761249 gene encoding probable indole-3-pyruvate monooxygenase YUCCA5; translation: MDQSLFRLVDQEQDSFQRKWTLVNGPVIIGAGPSGLATAACLREQGVPFVVLERAECIASLWQKRTYDRLKLHLPKQFCQLPKLPFPEDFPEYPTRKQFIEYLESYAKHFDINPKFNECVQSARYDETSGFWRVKTIVTSGSNKIELEYICRWLVVATGENAERVVPDIQGLAEFGGEVIHACEYKSGEKFQGQKVLVVGCGNSGMEVSLDLCNYNASPSMVVRSSVHVLPREVYGKSTFELVVLMMKWLPLWLVDKLMLVLAWLVLGNVEKYGLKRPSMGPLELKNTKGKTPVLDIGALKKIKSGDINVVPAIKRFSYRQVELVNGEKLDIDSVVLATGYRSNVPSWLQEGEFFGENGYPKAPFPHGWKGNGGLYAVGFTRRGLSGASSDAMRTAQDIGKLWKDETKQHKKITIAGHRQCISQF